One stretch of Proteiniborus ethanoligenes DNA includes these proteins:
- a CDS encoding IS3 family transposase has translation EAYKEVAEYMKSYNKIRIHGSLGYIPPSEFYQRTLEGTAKPLIVKL, from the coding sequence CCGAGGCTTATAAAGAAGTTGCTGAATACATGAAATCATATAATAAAATCAGAATTCATGGTTCCTTAGGATATATTCCTCCATCGGAATTCTATCAAAGAACCCTAGAAGGAACAGCAAAGCCTTTAATAGTCAAACTTTAA